The genomic stretch CCCGTCATCAAGCAAAACCCTATGGCCTTTCCTGAGGTCCTTATGGAGGGCAGGATAGGATATAAAGATGGTCTTTGAGGTGGTAACATCATCTCCGGGTTTGAGCAGGATGGTCTGTCCCTTCCTCAGTTTGACCGTACCACCCTCAACATTACCGATCCTTATCTTTATCCCCTGCAGGTCCTGAAGTACTGCAACGGGCTTCTGAAGTTTGTGGCTCCATCTCCTGATGGCATCGGTATATTGCCTGTGTTCTTCATGATTCCCGTGGGAAAAATTCAGCCTCGCTACATCCATACCGGCCTTGATCATGGATGAGATCATCCTGTCGGACGACGTAGAGGGACCTATTGTACAGACTATCTTTGTCCTTGCCAACCTCTTACCCCCTTTCTGAAACAATATTGTTCCCAACTGAATTAAACCTTGCCTATCCTACCGGATAAAGCTCTAAAAATCCACAACTTAAAAATATTATATCGTAACTACTCATGTTCCCCCCCCCCTTCTCTATCATCTCAGTAAGGGTCTCAACACATAGAGCCGCTCCCTTGCGTACCAGCCGAGCATGGTACCCGGAGCCACCTTTACCTGGAGTTCGTACTGCCTGACAGCTGCCCTGATGTCGCCGGTTCGTTCATAACTGATCCCCAAAAGGCCGTGAACCTCCGGATGTCTCGGGGCCTGAGATGCAAATTCCCTGAGATGGGGTATGGCCCTTGCGTACCTCTCAAGATTAAAATAGCTCTTGCCCATACCGAAATGAGAACCAGGGTGATCGGGGTAGAGTTCGAGGCTCCTTCTGAATTGCTCAATGGCAGCCCGGTATCTATGACTTTTCAAACCGGCAAGGCCAAGGCCATAATATGAAGGCTGATAGTTCTTGTCCCTTAACAGGGCCTCTTTGAAATATTTCCCGGCCTCGGAATATCGCTCCTGCTTTAAACTTATCATCCCATAGAGGTTGTAAAAAGGTGCCTGCTCAGAGTTCATGGAGATGGCCTTCCGGAGCTGTTTTTCCGCCTCTGCGAGTTTGTCTTTATTGTATAACAACACAGCCCTGTCATATACGAAGTAGACCCGGTTTATCTTGCGGAGTCCCTCAATCGCAGCCTGAAACCTCCCGGCAAAACGGCCATCGCCTCTCAGGTGATAAGGAGGAAGCTGCTTGATCATGGCAAGCATCTCCTCCTTTCTGATCTCTTCCCTTGGATGGGTGGATAAAACGGCATCGAGGAATGTATCCTCTTTTTGGGTCTTGCCCAGGTTCTTGAGATACTTATCCACTGCAACCTTCAGCCTCTGATGGGCCTTTATCGCCTCGTACGGGTCATACCCGAGGGCCGCCATGTACCTGACTCCGAGGCGGTCCGCCTGAAGTTCCTGCTCCCTGTCATACCTCAGCAGCAGGAGACTGCTCCCGATTGCTCCAAGTCTGAGCAGTACATCCGAACCCTCCTTCCCTCCAAGGGCAACACCTCCCACGACAAGCCCCAGTTGCTGCAGGGTGCCAAGAGAGATCCTCTTTGCTGTATGCCTTGCCATCACATGCCCCACCTCATGTCCCATTACCGCTGCAAACTGGGCCTCGTTTTGAAGATCTGCAAGCAACCCCCTGGTGATTGCCACATACCCGGGAAGCGCAAATGCGTTCGGGACAGAGGTGTTCTGAATAGTAAACCTGAAGGGGAGATACGGCCTTTCTGCGTTTTGCCAGATTCGCCTCACAATGCCTTCAAGGTATTGTTTAAGTGCCGGATCATGAAACTCCCCCCCGTATGCCCAGTTAAGGGACGGTGCAGCTTCTCGCCCTATCTCGATCTCCTGAGACTCGGACACAAGCATCAACTCCCTCTCCCCAGTGACGGGGTTTACTGCACAGGAGATGAGTGAAAGGACAAGTATTAGGACTAAAATCCAGCTGAGGTGAAGCGCAGGATATGAACGTTCAGGCGGAGTGCCTTGGGCGTTTTTTAATTTCATTAATCTCAGACAGTTGCTCAATCTGAAGCTCCTGGATTTGAATTAATCTTTCCCATTGCTTGGACAAAAGATGGTCTAATTTCTCATGGATGAGTTTAATCTCCAATTCCGCTTTCAAATTAACCTGATAGTCATGTTGCGCACGAATACGATCCTTAACCTCTTGGCGATTCTGGCTCATCATGATAATGGGTGCCTGGATGGCAGCTATGCAGGAAAGAAGCAAGTTCAGAAGAATGAAGGGATATGGGTCTACCGGGCGCCAAAACAGAACCAGCGAATTCATTGCTATCCAGACCGAGAGGAACAGAGCAAAGATAATCAGGAATGACCAGCTGCCTCCAAAAGTTGCTATTCGATCTGCCAGTCTTTCACCAAATGTCCATTTTTGCTCAAATTCCTTATCAACATCAGATGAAATTAATTCATGATCTCGTAGTGCATCTACAACGTCTTTTTCAAGCTGCGACAAGTCGCCCTTTTCAGATTCAAGAATTGAATGCACATACTTTGAACGGTAATTTGATAAATCAGACCGGCAGATACAGCTTTCATCAGACCAATCAGGGTTATCGTGTTGGATAAGGTCTGATACAGGCTTTCCCACTAAGGGGGCCTGTACAACATCGTTTAACTTAAATGCATTCTTACAGACAGCACATCTGTAATGCTTGTTCTTTTTCATGATCCAATGTCCTATGTCTTTTTATGCCCAAGCTCACCTGCCGATATGAAGCGCCGGCGCAATAGCGCCCGGGCGCAGCGCCTTGCTATGCAATTATCCCCTATGACCACAATAGACGGCGAAGTTGTAATATTTCCATACGATGTCAATCTCACTAAAGCCCACTTCAGACAACCATGAAATATGGTCCATCAACCTTGCCGGCCTATCCTCCTCCAGATATTTCTGTAGCCACTTATTTTCAATCTCGTCTTCTGAAACATGTTTCAACATAAACTGCTTCCACTTCTCCATGTACACCGACTGAAGATGTGGACTGGAGCCAAGAACCACGTCTGCATTAATAAACATCCCCCCAGGGTTCAGGCTGTCATGGATTTTTTCATAAAATTTTATTTTTTCAGCATCTGTTTCCAAATGATGCAACGCCAATGATGTAGCTACGACATCATACTTATCATCAAACTCGTAACTTCTGAAATCGCCGACTTGATACCGGATTCCGGGATTTTCCTTCAATTTTATCCTGGCCATTCCTATCATATTCTCTGATAGGTCTATGCAGGTTATTTTTGAACGGGGAAACAGGTCTATTATTTTTCTTGAGATAGCCCCTGTTCCACAACCAAGATCGATTACCTTTATACTGCTTGACCGTTCATGAGGAATCGCTGAAACAAGGGCATCGATCATTTCAGGGTAATGAGGAATAAGCTTCAAAATGATCAGATCGAATTCCCTCGCTTCACTTTCAAAGTGTTTTTTTACGGCATCCATGATTTTCCCAAGCCTAAGACGCTGCTGAATCGCCGGTCCGTGTTCAGCCGGTTGATGCTATTTAAGACCTCCTTAAGCATACCACATTGGGGTATGATGTTTTAACCCAAATCCATTTCAAAAGGGGGATTTATATGCAATATTATACCAAACAGCACGAGTTTTACGAGAAGGCCGGCTATGTGATCGACATGTATGCCAAGGGCATGTAGATCTGCATCAATTTTGTCCCAAGGTACATACATTCTTCTTTGTCATATAAGATATTCTCATAAAAAGTCGTCATTCCCGCGAAAGCGGAAATCAGGAAGCGTGTAACTATCTGAAAAGACTGGATTCCCGTTTCCACGGGAATGACAAAAAACACTTTTTCAGGCTTTTTGCGAGTCCATCATATGATACTGCTTATCGTTATTGTTTATGGCCGGTCTCACTACATTCGCCGGCTCCGGAGCTGCAGCAACCGGTCGAAGCAACCGGCTTCTTTTCTCTTTCTGTCTGCTGTGTTGCCTTAGGCTTTAGCAATTTGACGTTGTTAATAACTAAACACGTCGGGCAGGAGCACACCCCAGCGCGGAAATTATTTTCAATCGCCTCTTTTGGGCAGTTCTCAATACAGGCCCCGCACGCCTGGCAGGCATCAGGATGTACGGCAACAGATTTCTTTGTCCCGGGCTTCAATGCAAAGACATTGACCGGACAGACGGTTTGACAAAGCCCGCAGCCGATGCACCGTTCGGGATTGACTCCGATGTATGTGTTTCTTACACCCGCAACCAGATCTTTTACATCTGCTCTCCATAGTGGGGACCAGCTTGGCATATCATAGCCAAGGTAGGTCGAAAGCAGGATAATCCAGCCTGTCCAGCCCGGAATCTCCCATGGTCGTTCCATTTTCCAGAGGGTTGCGGTTGCGACCACAAACACCACCGATACAAGAAGCCCAAGCGAAAATCCTTTCTGTACGCCGGGCTTGCCCGGAAGGCGGAACACCAGAATACTGTTGAGAACGGCAAGGATGAACAGCAAAAGGATGGATTTCCACCACAGACCGCTCACCCAGATCGATGCGATGAGCAGGGGAAGAATAAAAAACAGGAGCGAATTGAAGCCGAGGTTCGTCCCCATGACAAGGCGGTCCTTGAGATCGAACCTCACACGACGGTATTCCCGTTCTGCACGCGGTTTTCCATTTCCCAGATACGCAGTTAGGTCCCCGATATCCACGGGACCGAAGCGCGGTTTCCATCCCGAGCGTTCTTTGAGCGCCCAGACGTTTACTCCGGGCGCCGACAATTGCGGAAGGATGAGCTCCCTGTGATCAACCATGTTCTCTATGCCGCTGGTCTTGAGGATGGAGACCACGGTATCGGTCGTAAAGTGACCGCCGCATGCCGCGCACCACACATTGATGCCCTTCGTGGGAGCCACCAGCAACCAGGCGTCAATAGCATCGCGTTTCAGGATCCGGATGACCTTTCGTACGGTTAATTCAAAGTTGCAGGTTACGATGACCGGTGAAGTCCGGCCGGGAGTTCCCACCCGACGCAGCCCCGGCTTCGTGGGGAAGGGAAACAGGCGGCCGAAGAGGAGCCACAGGTCTTTTATGAGATTCCACATCACTGCTTCTCCGCTACGATGAGAGCCAACGTATCGAGCAGGAAGTTCTTGCGATATATAGTCCGCAACCCTGCTTGTTCGAGCCGCCCTTCAAAGCCTTTCAGCACGTTCGTGGTGTTCCGGGTAAGAAGGAAAGTCAGCGCTGCGAGGGGCCGCCTGATGACGCTCGCCAAAAGTCGTTTCCACCATACAGCCGGCGGAACTTCGTCGGATACCACCAATTTGCCCCCCGTCTTGAGAAGGAAGGGTATTGCACGAAGTACAAAGTCGAGTTCATCATATGTAAGTTCGCTGAAAGAAAGTGTCGCTATGATCCGGTCGAAGCGACCCTCTCCAAGCCGCTCAATCTCTGTTGCGGTCATGTGGAAGAATTCAGCTTCCGGAGCGTTCTTGTGGAAGGCGGCCAGCATGGTTTCTGAAACATCGATTCCGACCACGTGCGCACCGCGACCGGTCATCAACGCAGCGAGTGCTCCTGTTCCACTGCCGATTTCCAGGACATCGTGACCGGGCTCCACCCAGACCGAAGCGATTTCACGCTTAATATGGTCGATCCGGCCGAGTGTCAGGATGCGCATCCAACGGTCATACTTGTCCGGGGTCTGCTCCAGTAATTTCATGTAAACCAGCGTAGACATTATTCTATTCTCATTTCCTTTTCCGTACCCGCACCTCAGCATCTTCGGTGAGACACCAGGCGCTGTCCAGAAGCTCGACCACACAGGGGTCGACGACACGATAATAAATCTGGTTCCCGTCTCGACGGGACTCAATGATCCCGCTAAATGTCAACCGCTGGAGCTGGTTTGAAACCGCAGTAGGTTTCATTGCCAGGATTTCCGCCAGCTCCGATACACAAATCTCTTCAGATAGAAAAAGGGCATGAAGTATCCTAAGCCTCGTGCTGTTGGCAAGTATTTTGAAAGTCCGTTCAAGGGCCATCGCCTGATCTTCCGTAAGCAAGGGACGACTCTTGAGATCGGGCTTTACCGTGCAACACGGGTCTATCTTTTCCAATTCCATATATGCCTTCCTGTTATTGTAGGAGTCCACTACTACAATATATCATGGAATAGTGGACATGTCAAGTCTGTTTCATAAATTGCCACAATTTTCTGCCTTTTATTCTTACCTAACCTATCCAGAGTCTGTGTATAAAGTTGAACAGTTGTCATTTTTTCAGTCATTCCGGCTTGTCCGGAATCATTTGTCGAGTTTCAGCGCAAAGACCCAGGTAGTTTCAAATTAATTCCCCAGCTGGAATCAAAAGAATTACCCAGTTAGTTTCAGAACAATTCCCCACTTTATCCACAATGCCGTAAATTTCCTGAGGAAATATAGGAGTCAGGAGGTATTATGGCAAGAAAGGAGATTATTCTCCATCGCTATCTTGATTGCATCGAAGGTGATGTATACTGCCGTAGAGATAAGGATCGAGGAGACCTTTTGCAGGATAGTTCAAAGACCTTTTCGTCCGCCCTGATCTTAAATCAATCTCCATTCCTCTGGAGATAAACCGTATGTATTAATAACAGGTTGCATGGCAACAATTTAGCTTAGCTTCTTAATAAATTTCGCAGCGTCTTTCTTGCTTAAAACTCTTAAAACAACAATCTCGTTACCTTCAATCATATAAAACACTCTGTATTTATCAATCCTCAATCTGTAAAAATCTGCATTTGTTCCCTTAATCTTCTTAATTAACTTACCCCTCGGGAAAGGGTTTTCCATAAGAACGGTCATGGCATTTGTAATTTTCGTACAAATACGATCGCTGAAACCATCAAGGTCTTTTGCTGCCCTGTGAGAAAGGATAATCTCGAAATTATCCATGCCTCTTTTTTCTGCCGGCAAGGTAATCTTTTAGTTTTATACCACCTTTGCATTTATACTCTTGCCTTGCCTCTTCAAGGACATTAAGAAGTTCCGGGCTTTGTTCGAGCAAGTAATCATTGAAATCTTCCTCCGAAATTGCAGTTATTATTGCCCTTGGCTTGCCCTTTGATGTAATAATCACAGCCTCTTTCTCAGCCTTTCTGAGTATCTCAGATGTCTTATTCTTGAGTTCCCTTACATTTGCAAACTTCATCCTCCACCTCCATGTAGCTACATTTATAGCTACTATGACATATCACCAAAGTTATGTCAACACCCCCAACAACACCCAATCTCCTCAACTATTTCCTGCTTTCGGCTTCTGCCTGCCCG from bacterium BMS3Abin08 encodes the following:
- a CDS encoding putative methyltransferase — encoded protein: MDAVKKHFESEAREFDLIILKLIPHYPEMIDALVSAIPHERSSSIKVIDLGCGTGAISRKIIDLFPRSKITCIDLSENMIGMARIKLKENPGIRYQVGDFRSYEFDDKYDVVATSLALHHLETDAEKIKFYEKIHDSLNPGGMFINADVVLGSSPHLQSVYMEKWKQFMLKHVSEDEIENKWLQKYLEEDRPARLMDHISWLSEVGFSEIDIVWKYYNFAVYCGHRG
- a CDS encoding phd_YefM, with amino-acid sequence MKFANVRELKNKTSEILRKAEKEAVIITSKGKPRAIITAISEEDFNDYLLEQSPELLNVLEEARQEYKCKGGIKLKDYLAGRKKRHG
- a CDS encoding ubiquinone/menaquinone biosynthesis methyltransferase; protein product: MSTLVYMKLLEQTPDKYDRWMRILTLGRIDHIKREIASVWVEPGHDVLEIGSGTGALAALMTGRGAHVVGIDVSETMLAAFHKNAPEAEFFHMTATEIERLGEGRFDRIIATLSFSELTYDELDFVLRAIPFLLKTGGKLVVSDEVPPAVWWKRLLASVIRRPLAALTFLLTRNTTNVLKGFEGRLEQAGLRTIYRKNFLLDTLALIVAEKQ
- a CDS encoding hypothetical protein (transcriptional repressor SmtB homolog) — its product is MELEKIDPCCTVKPDLKSRPLLTEDQAMALERTFKILANSTRLRILHALFLSEEICVSELAEILAMKPTAVSNQLQRLTFSGIIESRRDGNQIYYRVVDPCVVELLDSAWCLTEDAEVRVRKRK
- a CDS encoding plasmid stabilization system protein, with the protein product MDNFEIILSHRAAKDLDGFSDRICTKITNAMTVLMENPFPRGKLIKKIKGTNADFYRLRIDKYRVFYMIEGNEIVVLRVLSKKDAAKFIKKLS
- a CDS encoding ferredoxin-2 — its product is MWNLIKDLWLLFGRLFPFPTKPGLRRVGTPGRTSPVIVTCNFELTVRKVIRILKRDAIDAWLLVAPTKGINVWCAACGGHFTTDTVVSILKTSGIENMVDHRELILPQLSAPGVNVWALKERSGWKPRFGPVDIGDLTAYLGNGKPRAEREYRRVRFDLKDRLVMGTNLGFNSLLFFILPLLIASIWVSGLWWKSILLLFILAVLNSILVFRLPGKPGVQKGFSLGLLVSVVFVVATATLWKMERPWEIPGWTGWIILLSTYLGYDMPSWSPLWRADVKDLVAGVRNTYIGVNPERCIGCGLCQTVCPVNVFALKPGTKKSVAVHPDACQACGACIENCPKEAIENNFRAGVCSCPTCLVINNVKLLKPKATQQTEREKKPVASTGCCSSGAGECSETGHKQ
- the yfgC gene encoding TPR repeat-containing protein YfgC precursor produces the protein MSNCLRLMKLKNAQGTPPERSYPALHLSWILVLILVLSLISCAVNPVTGERELMLVSESQEIEIGREAAPSLNWAYGGEFHDPALKQYLEGIVRRIWQNAERPYLPFRFTIQNTSVPNAFALPGYVAITRGLLADLQNEAQFAAVMGHEVGHVMARHTAKRISLGTLQQLGLVVGGVALGGKEGSDVLLRLGAIGSSLLLLRYDREQELQADRLGVRYMAALGYDPYEAIKAHQRLKVAVDKYLKNLGKTQKEDTFLDAVLSTHPREEIRKEEMLAMIKQLPPYHLRGDGRFAGRFQAAIEGLRKINRVYFVYDRAVLLYNKDKLAEAEKQLRKAISMNSEQAPFYNLYGMISLKQERYSEAGKYFKEALLRDKNYQPSYYGLGLAGLKSHRYRAAIEQFRRSLELYPDHPGSHFGMGKSYFNLERYARAIPHLREFASQAPRHPEVHGLLGISYERTGDIRAAVRQYELQVKVAPGTMLGWYARERLYVLRPLLR